A single genomic interval of Lodderomyces elongisporus chromosome 8, complete sequence harbors:
- a CDS encoding uncharacterized protein (BUSCO:EOG09263Y3L), with product MLRNKSHKELIKLSQNLIQPLLPQFHKGQAGKVCVIGGNEDYTGAPFFSSHSAALVGADLSHVICEKQAAPVIKSYTPDLMVHPYLLDLENPSLKIDDDELHRLKNLSIEEILESNSGVLTKIIDDLILPKVQTLLSKSDIVVVGPGFGRDPLMLKTLVRIIEEIKVLNKPLILDADSLYLLSIQPQIITNYAKAIITPNVVEFQRIAKKFNIDIDLSKKYSQDTLIDQTQQISDKLGNVLIIRKGENDIIANTKAVVVNSHPGSNKRVGGQGDTLTGAIATLVNWSNNYLDSVWGNKVELDADDAHILACYAAGTLVRVASDKAFKKYGRSMQTSNIHEFLHEAFRDLFDDSIFRLNSNI from the coding sequence ATGCTTCGCAATAAAAGCCATAAGGAACTCATCAAGCTTTCTCAAAACCTCATTCAACCACTTCTACCTCAATTCCATAAAGGCCAGGCTGGCAAAGTATGTGTCATTGGTGGTAATGAAGATTATACTGGTGCgccatttttttctagTCATTCAGCAGCCTTGGTTGGCGCTGATCTATCACATGTCATATGCGAAAAGCAAGCAGCTCCAGTGATCAAATCATACACCCCAGATTTAATGGTTCATCCTTACTTGttggatttggaaaacCCATCTTTGAAAATAGACGACGATGAGTTGCATAGGTTGAAAAACTTGTCGATTGAGGAAATCCTTGAATCCAACTCCGGCGTGTTGACAAAGATCATTGATGATTTAATTCTACCAAAAGTGCAAACTCTACTTTCCAAGTCcgatattgttgttgttggccCCGGCTTTGGAAGAGATCCACTTATGTTGAAAACACTAGTAAGAATaattgaagaaatcaaGGTCCTTAACAAGCCCCTCATTTTGGACGCTGACTCGTTATATCTCCTTTCGATACAGCCCCAGATTATCACCAACTATGCAAAAGCCATAATCACACCAAACGTTGTAGAGTTCCAGCGTATTGCCAAAAAGTTCAATATTGATATTGACTTGTCCAAAAAGTACTCGCAAGATACATTGATTGATCAAACACAACAAATTTCGGATAAATTGGGCAATGTATTGATCATAAGAAAAGGCGAGAACGATATAATTGCAAACACCAAGGCAGTTGTTGTAAACTCCCATCCTGGTTCAAACAAACGTGTTGGCGGTCAAGGTGATACTTTGACAGGCGCCATTGCCACGTTGGTCAATTGGTCAAATAACTATTTAGACTCTGTGTGGGGAAACAAAGTTGAGTTGGATGCAGACGATGCTCATATCTTGGCCTGTTACGCTGCAGGCACATTGGTTAGAGTAGCAAGCGATAAAGCATTTAAAAAATACGGACGATCGATGCAAACATCAAATATCCACGAGTTCTTACATGAGGCATTTAGAGACTTGTTTGATGATAGTATTTTTAGACTAAACAGTAATATCTAG
- the GPD1_2 gene encoding glycerol-3-phosphate dehydrogenase, which produces MTMSTPYTIEKPFKVSIIGSGNWGTAVAKLVAENCAEKPEIFQKDVQMWVFQEDIDGRKLTDIINTDHENVKYLPGIQLPTNLIANPDIVETVKDADLLIFNIPHQFLPRVNKQLKGHVKPTARAISCLKGLEVDSQGCKLLSTSITDDLGIYCGVLSGANIATEVAKGNWSETSIGYTVPPDFQGPGKDIDEYVLKQLFHRPYFHVRVIQDVVGASIAGALKNVVACAVGFVIGAGWGDNAKAAIMRIGIKEIIHFSSYWEKFGIKGLSPPNPTTFTEESAGVADLITTCSGGRNVKVAKYMVENKVDAWEAEKEVLKGQSSQGIITAKEVHELLTNFKLTDEFPLFEATYKIIYENGNVDDLPSLLNSDD; this is translated from the coding sequence ATGACAATGTCTACACCATACACAATAGAAAAACCATTCAAAGTATCCATCATTGGTTCCGGTAACTGGGGTACAGCTGTTGCAAAGCTTGTAGCTGAAAACTGTGCTGAAAAACCagaaatttttcaaaaagatgTGCAGATGTGGGTCTTCCAGGAAGATATCGACGGAAGGAAACTCACAGATATCATCAACACTGACCACGAAAACGTGAAATACTTGCCAGGAATCCAACTCCCAACAAACCTTATCGCCAATCCAGACATTGTTGAAACCGTTAAGGATGCCGACTTGCTTATATTCAATATCCCCCACCAATTCTTACCAAGAGTCAACAAACAACTTAAAGGACACGTGAAACCAACAGCAAGAGCAATTTCATGTCTTAAAGGTCTTGAAGTAGACTCACAAGGCTGTAAATTACTCTCAACATCCATCACAGACGATTTGGGAATCTACTGTGGTGTCTTGTCCGGTGCCAACATTGCCACCGAAGTCGCCAAAGGTAACTGGTCAGAAACATCCATCGGATACACAGTGCCACCAGATTTCCAAGGCCCAGGTAAAGATATCGACGAATACGTGCTTAAGCAATTGTTCCACCGTCCTTACTTCCACGTGCGTGTGATCCAAGACGTTGTCGGAGCATCCATCGCCGGTGCATTGAAGAATGTTGTTGCATGTGCTGTCGGTTTCGTTATTGGTGCCGGCTGGGGTGACAATGCCAAGGCTGCCATTATGAGAATTGGTATCAAGGAAATCATCCACTTTTCATCCTACTGGGAGAAATTCGGTATCAAGGGTCTCTCACCACCAAACCCAACAACATTTACTGAAGAGTCTGCCGGTGTTGCCGACTTGATCACAACATGTTCCGGTGGAAGAAACGTTAAAGTTGCCAAATATATGGTTGAGAACAAGGTAGATGCATGGGAAGCCGAAAAAGAAGTGCTTAAAGGACAAAGTTCTCAAGGTATAATCACTGCTAAGGAAGTACATGAATTGCTcacaaatttcaaattgacCGACGAGTTCCCATTGTTTGAAGCCACATACAAAATCATTTACGAGAATGGTAACGTTGACGATTTGCCAAGCTTGTTGAACTCTGACGACTAA
- the TVP38 gene encoding Tlg2-vesicle protein, with amino-acid sequence MPPQIPSDNNGYYDNYNSNQTNQNNQNNLNNSTAQIPSPLSLANIRYHLQDKFHHFKSWYLSQTPLFKIGFIIGLLILGVLGIFFLIYHSYFTDLLVSVSDSWHDLPYGSLLIFILVFMVSFPPLIGFTALSLLTGMIYGFPQGWPLLALASVSGSTASFIIFRYLLHNQAMRLINHYEMFRAFAEILSDDNSLVLLILIRLCPTPYSLSNGALSGIPELPLLTYFLATLITSPKLLIHLYIGSKIKELGQGESSNMTKIVDVISIIITGTAATLATYLIYAKMQAKLKEFHQRGVVADDVLVFGNFEDDFGLEMASQNNVELNSADFDTDNFIIEDEDDNEMNGNSDEENRRRSRSTSGSNNGSNNGSNNVSANGSGKTSRSGSVGLSQERDLLSEDTLGKR; translated from the coding sequence ATGCCGCCACAAATACCCAGTGACAACAATGGCTATTACGATAACTATAACAGCAACCAAACCAAccaaaacaaccaaaacaacttAAATAATTCTACTGCCCAAATCCCATCGCCATTATCACTAGCTAATATCCGATATCATTTGCAAGATAAGTTTCATCATTTCAAGTCATGGTACCTATCGCAAACCCcgcttttcaaaattggtTTCATCATTGGTCTCCTTATACTAGGTGTCCTAGGCattttcttcctcatctATCATAGTTATTTCACAGATCTTCTTGTCTCCGTATCGGATTCATGGCATGATTTACCTTATGGCTCACTACTCATATTCATTCTCGTATTTATGGTGAGTTTCCCGCCACTAATAGGATTCACTGCATTGAGTCTACTTACTGGTATGATCTATGGGTTCCCTCAAGGGTGGCCACTCTTGGCACTAGCCTCTGTTTCCGGCTCAACTGCATCCTTTATCATTTTTAGATACTTGCTTCACAATCAGGCGATGCGTTTGATAAACCATTACGAAATGTTTCGTGCATTTGCTGAGATTTTAAGTGACGACAACTCCCTTGTATTGCTTATACTCATCAGATTGTGTCCTACACCTTACTCACTATCCAATGGTGCACTACTGGGAATACCAGAACTACCTTTACTCACATATTTCCTTGCTACCTTGATTACATCGCCAAAATTACTTATACACCTATACATTGGAAGCAAGATTAAGGAATTGGGACAGGGCGAAAGCTCAAATATGACCAAAATAGTCGACGTCATTAGTATTATAATCACAGGAACAGCAGCTACATTAGCTACATATTTGATATACGCCAAGATGCAAGCCAAATTGAAGGAGTTCCACCAGCGTGGTGTAGTTGCAGACGATGTCTTGGTTTTCGGCAATTTTGAAGACGATTTCGGGTTGGAGATGGCAAGTCAGAATAACGTAGAGTTGAACTCGGCAGACTTTGATACAGACAATTTCATTATtgaggatgaagatgacAATGAGATGAATGGAAATAGCGACGAAGAGAACAGAAGAAGGAGCAGGAGCACAAGTGGAAGCAACAATGGAAGCAACAACGGAAGCAACAACGTTAGTGCCAACGGTAGTGGGAAAACTAGTAGGAGTGGCAGCGTAGGCTTGCTGCAAGAGCGAGACCTACTTTCGGAAGATACCCTTGGAAAGAGATAG